The proteins below are encoded in one region of Micromonospora sp. DSM 45708:
- a CDS encoding 3' terminal RNA ribose 2'-O-methyltransferase Hen1 — MLLTLTTTHRPATDLGHLLVKHPDRVQSFDLPAGTAHVFYPEADETRCTAALLVEVDPLKLGGARGRRQSTAPEGFTLGQYVNDRPYAASSLLSSALTKVFRSALRGESRDRPELAATGIPLTVRVPVLRCRGGAELAVRVFAPLGWAVTATPVPLDETYPEWGDSRYVDLTLTGTLRLADALNHLYVLLPVLDDAKHYWVAPDEVDKLLRAGFGWLADHPERGLITRRYLAHRRALAGAALARLAELRLADEPPADDSVDPETPPETPRASLATQRRAAVLAALRDSGASRVLDLGCGGGALLTALAADRRFTEVVGVDVADRSLAMAARRLRLDRLPERQRDRIHLWQSALTYRDDRLRGYDAAVLMEVVEHLDPPRLPALEDAVFGHARPGTVVVTTPNVEYNVRYEGLGPGRFRHADHRFEWTRAEFTAWVARVAAAHGYTAAIGGVGDDDPEVGTPTQLAIFTRDDRKEETSR, encoded by the coding sequence GTGCTGCTGACCCTCACCACGACCCACCGCCCCGCCACCGACCTCGGCCACCTCCTCGTCAAGCACCCGGACCGCGTGCAGAGCTTCGACCTGCCCGCCGGTACCGCGCACGTGTTCTACCCGGAGGCGGACGAGACGCGGTGCACGGCGGCGCTGCTGGTCGAGGTGGACCCGCTGAAGCTGGGCGGGGCCCGGGGCCGCCGGCAGTCGACCGCGCCGGAGGGCTTCACCCTCGGGCAGTACGTCAACGACCGCCCGTACGCGGCCTCCAGCCTGCTCTCCTCGGCGCTGACGAAGGTGTTCCGCTCGGCGCTGCGCGGCGAGTCCCGGGACCGCCCCGAGCTGGCCGCCACCGGCATCCCGCTGACCGTGCGGGTGCCGGTGCTGCGCTGCCGGGGCGGCGCCGAGCTGGCGGTACGCGTCTTCGCCCCGCTCGGCTGGGCCGTGACGGCCACTCCGGTCCCGCTCGACGAGACGTACCCGGAATGGGGTGACAGCCGCTACGTCGACCTGACGCTGACCGGGACGCTGCGGCTCGCCGACGCCCTCAACCACCTGTACGTGCTGCTGCCGGTGCTTGACGACGCCAAGCACTACTGGGTCGCGCCGGACGAGGTGGACAAGCTGCTGCGGGCCGGCTTCGGCTGGCTGGCCGACCACCCGGAGCGGGGCCTGATCACCCGCCGCTACCTGGCGCACCGCCGGGCCCTGGCCGGTGCCGCGCTGGCCCGCCTGGCGGAGCTGCGCCTCGCCGACGAGCCGCCCGCCGACGACAGCGTCGACCCGGAGACGCCCCCGGAGACGCCCCGCGCCTCGCTGGCGACGCAGCGGCGGGCGGCGGTGCTCGCCGCGTTGCGCGACAGCGGCGCGAGCCGGGTGCTGGACCTGGGCTGCGGCGGTGGTGCGCTGCTCACCGCGCTGGCCGCCGACCGGCGGTTCACCGAGGTGGTGGGCGTCGACGTGGCCGACCGGTCGCTCGCCATGGCGGCCCGGCGGCTGCGACTGGACCGGCTGCCGGAGCGGCAGCGGGACCGCATCCACCTGTGGCAGTCGGCGCTGACCTACCGGGACGACCGGCTGCGCGGCTACGACGCGGCGGTGCTGATGGAGGTGGTCGAGCACCTCGACCCGCCCCGGCTGCCGGCGCTGGAGGACGCGGTGTTCGGCCACGCCCGGCCCGGCACGGTGGTGGTGACCACCCCGAACGTGGAGTACAACGTCCGCTACGAGGGCCTCGGGCCGGGCCGGTTCCGGCACGCCGACCACCGGTTCGAGTGGACCCGGGCGGAGTTCACGGCCTGGGTGGCCCGGGTGGCGGCGGCGCACGGCTACACCGCCGCGATCGGCGGCGTCGGCGACGACGACCCCGAGGTGGGCACCCCGACCCAGCTTGCGATCTTCACCCGCGACGACCGGAAGGAGGAGACTAGCCGATGA
- the pyrE gene encoding orotate phosphoribosyltransferase, which produces MGDHDDLRKFITDLAVVHGRVVLSSGREADWYVDLRRVTLHHQAAPLIGRVMRDLTADWAYDAVGGLTLGADPVAVAMLHASAGTDRPLDAFVVRKAGKAHGLQRRIEGPDVSGRRVLAVEDTSTTGGSVLTAIEALREAGAEVVGVAVIVDRGAGDAVRAAGLPYRAAYTLADLGLVA; this is translated from the coding sequence ATGGGGGACCACGACGACCTGCGTAAATTCATCACTGACCTGGCTGTGGTCCACGGTCGGGTGGTGCTCTCGTCGGGCCGTGAGGCGGACTGGTACGTCGATCTGCGTCGCGTCACGCTCCATCACCAGGCTGCCCCGCTGATCGGCCGGGTGATGCGCGACCTCACCGCGGACTGGGCGTACGACGCGGTCGGCGGCCTGACCCTGGGCGCCGATCCGGTGGCCGTCGCGATGCTGCACGCCTCGGCCGGCACCGACCGCCCGCTGGACGCCTTCGTGGTCCGGAAGGCGGGCAAGGCGCACGGCCTTCAGCGTCGGATCGAGGGCCCGGACGTGTCCGGGCGTCGGGTGCTGGCGGTGGAGGACACCTCGACCACGGGCGGAAGTGTGTTGACCGCCATCGAGGCGTTGCGTGAGGCGGGGGCGGAAGTCGTGGGCGTGGCGGTTATTGTTGATCGAGGCGCCGGCGACGCGGTGCGAGCCGCCGGACTGCCTTATCGGGCGGCCTATACGTTGGCTGACCTCGGCCTTGTGGCCTAA
- a CDS encoding DedA family protein, translating into MISENVALNPLDPKDLIHTFGMIGVWAILFAETGLLVGFFFPGDSLLFLAGVAASPVADAIFGSGTRLSLAGLMIGGPICAIAGAQLGHWLGARYGRRMFDKPNSRLFKREYVAKAEYYFQKFGPAKAVVLARFIPIVRTFLNPVAGVLGMPARQFFVWNVVGAVLWVDGILLIGYLLARQIYDAIGDKIDRYILPVVALIILISVLPIFFEFLRDRKARKRGEAVAVIAAATAAGTVDAVRDAVDGDDHPHGPGGQHRR; encoded by the coding sequence ATGATCTCCGAGAACGTGGCGTTGAATCCGCTCGACCCGAAGGACCTCATCCACACCTTCGGGATGATCGGCGTCTGGGCGATCCTGTTCGCCGAGACCGGTCTGCTGGTCGGTTTCTTCTTCCCGGGGGACTCGCTGCTCTTCCTGGCCGGGGTGGCCGCGTCCCCGGTGGCCGACGCCATCTTCGGCAGCGGCACGCGGCTCTCGCTGGCCGGGCTGATGATCGGCGGGCCGATCTGCGCGATCGCCGGCGCGCAGCTCGGGCACTGGCTCGGCGCGCGCTACGGGCGACGCATGTTCGACAAGCCCAACTCCCGCCTGTTCAAGCGGGAGTACGTGGCGAAGGCGGAGTACTACTTCCAGAAGTTCGGCCCGGCCAAGGCCGTGGTGCTGGCCCGCTTCATCCCGATCGTGCGGACGTTCCTGAACCCGGTGGCCGGGGTGCTCGGCATGCCGGCCCGGCAGTTCTTCGTGTGGAACGTGGTCGGCGCGGTCCTCTGGGTGGACGGCATCCTGCTGATCGGCTACCTGCTGGCCCGCCAGATCTACGACGCCATCGGCGACAAGATCGACCGGTACATCCTGCCGGTCGTCGCGCTGATCATCCTGATCTCGGTGCTGCCGATCTTCTTCGAGTTCCTTCGCGACCGGAAGGCGCGCAAGCGCGGCGAGGCGGTGGCGGTGATCGCCGCGGCCACCGCGGCCGGCACCGTGGACGCCGTCCGGGACGCCGTCGACGGCGACGACCACCCGCACGGGCCCGGCGGCCAGCACCGCCGCTGA
- a CDS encoding SigE family RNA polymerase sigma factor, which produces MTYEEFADARLGALLRYAVMLTGDPHQAQDLVQETMVRVQLHWRRVAHADAPERYVRRMLTNQFVDWRRGSWARRVLLRGEPDEAVPAPADHAQSAVDRDQVWSWLSRLPRRQRAALVLRYYEDLTDAEIADVLGCAVGTVRSSISRALATLRAEHVEVCS; this is translated from the coding sequence GTGACGTACGAGGAGTTCGCCGACGCGCGGCTGGGCGCGCTGCTGCGGTACGCGGTCATGTTGACCGGCGACCCGCACCAGGCCCAGGACCTGGTGCAGGAGACCATGGTCCGGGTCCAGCTCCACTGGCGGCGGGTGGCCCACGCCGACGCGCCGGAACGGTACGTGCGCCGGATGCTCACCAACCAGTTCGTGGACTGGCGGCGCGGCTCGTGGGCCCGCCGGGTGCTGCTGCGTGGCGAGCCCGACGAGGCGGTGCCCGCGCCGGCCGACCACGCCCAGTCCGCGGTGGACCGGGACCAGGTCTGGTCCTGGCTGTCCCGGCTGCCCCGGCGGCAGCGCGCCGCGCTGGTGCTGCGCTACTACGAGGACCTGACCGACGCGGAGATCGCCGACGTGCTCGGCTGCGCCGTCGGCACCGTCCGGTCCAGCATCTCGCGTGCCCTGGCCACGCTCCGAGCCGAACACGTGGAGGTCTGCTCATGA
- a CDS encoding LPXTG cell wall anchor domain-containing protein has protein sequence MLSNSTRRCLAGLGVAGAFVAASATPAVAAAPQVKLGLYFSDTTIATNSDGKIGDSRIFSSAPTVLHDVAVRYDFSDLAGKVTVSNADDPYCSTPSEYVLLCADPFDIDADVWGSSGIFEVQLKATAKAKDGDAGTLKVTMTAAGYEPVSHDAKIRVGEGVDLAAGPETKTSVAPGGTFTAPATVSNAGELTAKGAVAIFYHDYGLNAAKHFNNCTYAGDELRTCTFDEELPSGSTFSASLPYVLGADTYAPSSKYGEIIWMTPAEFEDFQKDVGFYQETIGKPGTDGELALTPVPGKATARGFQADRQPENNGTIMTVTATGKNGTDLEALGTSVTGKAGATVKATFGLRNNGPATLDYNRAGSSVTYLNFDVPQGTTAVAVPENCITRNGEEWGEPGEPGQRHYFCYFGSVLKAGESAMLDFSLRIDKVIPNATGPVKINVTCQCDGGFIRDLKPANDTAKVVVNAAAGGDGGQGGGDGGTLPITGSSTGLIAGIGALLLAAGFGGYVVARRRKTRFVA, from the coding sequence ATGCTCAGCAACTCCACCCGGCGCTGTCTCGCCGGGTTGGGCGTCGCAGGCGCGTTCGTCGCCGCCTCCGCCACCCCCGCCGTCGCCGCGGCCCCCCAGGTCAAGCTGGGCCTCTACTTCAGCGACACCACGATCGCGACGAACTCCGACGGCAAGATCGGGGACAGTCGAATCTTCAGCTCCGCCCCGACCGTGCTGCACGACGTCGCCGTCCGCTACGACTTCTCCGACCTGGCCGGCAAGGTGACCGTCAGCAACGCGGACGACCCCTACTGCAGCACCCCGTCCGAGTACGTGCTGCTCTGCGCCGACCCGTTCGACATCGACGCGGACGTGTGGGGTTCGAGCGGCATCTTCGAGGTGCAGCTCAAGGCCACCGCCAAGGCGAAGGACGGCGATGCCGGCACGCTGAAGGTGACCATGACCGCGGCCGGCTACGAGCCGGTCTCGCACGACGCGAAGATCCGGGTCGGCGAGGGCGTCGACCTGGCCGCCGGTCCCGAGACCAAGACGTCGGTCGCGCCGGGTGGCACCTTCACCGCTCCGGCGACGGTCAGCAACGCGGGCGAGCTCACCGCCAAGGGCGCGGTCGCCATCTTCTACCACGACTACGGCCTCAACGCGGCCAAGCACTTCAACAACTGCACCTACGCGGGCGACGAGCTGCGCACCTGCACGTTCGACGAGGAACTGCCCTCGGGCAGCACCTTCAGCGCGTCGCTGCCGTACGTCCTCGGCGCGGACACCTACGCCCCGAGCTCCAAGTACGGCGAGATCATCTGGATGACCCCGGCCGAGTTCGAGGACTTCCAGAAGGACGTGGGCTTCTACCAGGAGACCATCGGTAAGCCGGGCACCGACGGCGAGCTGGCCCTCACCCCGGTCCCCGGCAAGGCGACCGCCCGGGGCTTCCAGGCCGATCGGCAGCCGGAGAACAACGGCACGATCATGACGGTGACGGCGACCGGTAAGAACGGCACCGATCTCGAGGCGCTCGGCACCTCGGTGACCGGCAAGGCCGGCGCCACGGTGAAGGCGACCTTCGGGCTGCGTAACAACGGTCCGGCGACTCTCGACTACAACCGGGCGGGCAGCTCGGTCACCTACCTGAACTTCGACGTGCCGCAGGGCACGACCGCGGTCGCCGTACCGGAGAACTGCATCACCAGGAACGGCGAGGAGTGGGGCGAGCCGGGCGAGCCGGGTCAGCGTCACTACTTCTGCTACTTCGGCAGCGTGCTGAAGGCCGGCGAGTCGGCGATGCTGGACTTCTCGCTCCGGATCGACAAGGTGATCCCCAACGCGACCGGGCCGGTGAAGATCAATGTCACGTGCCAGTGCGACGGCGGCTTCATCCGTGACCTGAAGCCGGCCAACGACACCGCCAAGGTCGTCGTCAACGCCGCCGCGGGTGGTGACGGCGGCCAGGGTGGCGGTGACGGCGGCACGCTGCCGATCACCGGTTCCTCCACCGGCCTGATCGCCGGCATCGGCGCGCTGCTGCTCGCCGCCGGCTTCGGCGGCTACGTGGTGGCCCGCCGCCGCAAGACCCGCTTCGTCGCCTGA
- a CDS encoding polynucleotide kinase-phosphatase — MTVLDIPELALVALVGVSGAGKSTFARRHFAPSQVLSSDMFRGLVADDENDQSASGDAFDALHHVAGIRLRRGRLTVVDATNLQPHARAGLIRVAREHDVLPVAIVLDVPEAVAWARTEARADRTHGRQVLTRMRRDLRQSYGRLAREGFRKVHVLHGVEEIDAAEVRYEKLFNDRRELTGPFDIVGDVHGCRAELEALLSRLGYALRRDDAGRPVDATHPAGRTAVFVGDLVDRGPDSPGVLRLVMGMVAAGHAICVPGNHEQKLLRKLRGRDVRLTHGLAETMAQLAAEPAAFVAEAETFIDGLVSHYVLDGGRLVVAHAGLKEPYHGRASGRVRSFALYGETTGETDEYGLPVRYPWARDYRGSAMVVYGHTPTPEPEWVNNTICLDTGCVFGGKLTALRYPEKELVAVPAEREWYAPARPLVPPAPARPDTVLDVADVTGRRHLTHAYGSLTVPAENAAAALEVMSRYALDPGRLVWLPPTMAPCSTSTVEGFLEHPAQAFADYRGAGVDRVVCEEKHMGSRAVVLVEREPGRFGGGAVHTRTGRPFFGPPLDDELLARVRAAVDTAGLWAELDTDWLLLDAELLPWSAKAGGLIREQYAGVGAAGRAALPAVLATLDAAAGRGLPVDGLRARMAERAAEVTAYSAAYRAYVGPTDGLRGVTLAPFAVLAGAGASYADRDHGWHLALADRLRTADPEFFTPTRRLVVELSDEAAVSAATDWWLALTAAGGEGMVVKPYAGLAARSPKGSLLQPGIKCRGREYLRIIYGPGYTEPAQLAALRRRSLGRKRGLALREHGLGLAALDALAEDAPLWRRHELVFAILACESEPVDPRL, encoded by the coding sequence ATGACCGTCCTGGACATTCCCGAGCTGGCGCTGGTGGCGCTGGTCGGCGTCTCCGGCGCCGGCAAGTCCACGTTCGCCCGCCGGCACTTCGCGCCCAGCCAGGTGCTCTCCTCGGACATGTTCCGTGGCCTCGTCGCCGACGACGAGAACGACCAGTCCGCGTCCGGTGACGCGTTCGACGCGCTGCACCACGTGGCCGGCATCCGGCTGCGGCGCGGACGGCTGACCGTGGTGGACGCGACGAACCTCCAGCCGCACGCCCGCGCCGGGCTGATCCGGGTGGCCCGGGAGCACGACGTGCTGCCGGTGGCGATCGTGCTGGACGTGCCGGAGGCGGTGGCCTGGGCGCGTACCGAGGCGCGCGCCGACCGGACGCACGGCCGGCAGGTGCTCACCCGGATGCGGCGTGACCTGCGGCAGTCGTACGGGCGGCTGGCCCGGGAGGGCTTCCGCAAGGTGCACGTGCTGCACGGCGTCGAGGAGATCGACGCGGCCGAGGTCCGCTACGAGAAGCTGTTCAACGACCGGCGGGAGCTGACCGGCCCGTTCGACATCGTCGGGGACGTGCACGGCTGCCGCGCCGAGCTGGAGGCGCTGCTGTCCCGACTCGGTTACGCGCTGCGCCGCGACGACGCGGGCCGCCCGGTGGACGCGACGCACCCCGCCGGGCGTACCGCGGTCTTCGTGGGTGACCTGGTGGACCGCGGCCCGGACTCGCCCGGCGTGCTCCGCCTGGTGATGGGCATGGTGGCGGCCGGCCACGCGATCTGCGTGCCGGGCAACCACGAGCAGAAGCTGCTGCGCAAGCTGCGCGGCCGGGACGTGCGGCTCACCCACGGGCTGGCCGAGACGATGGCGCAGCTCGCCGCGGAGCCGGCGGCCTTCGTCGCCGAGGCGGAGACGTTCATCGACGGGCTGGTCAGCCACTACGTGCTGGACGGCGGGCGGCTGGTGGTGGCGCACGCCGGCCTCAAGGAGCCTTACCACGGCCGGGCGTCCGGCCGGGTGCGGTCGTTCGCGCTCTACGGCGAGACCACCGGCGAGACCGACGAGTACGGCCTGCCGGTGCGTTACCCGTGGGCGCGCGACTACCGGGGCTCGGCGATGGTCGTCTACGGGCACACCCCGACGCCGGAGCCGGAGTGGGTCAACAACACCATCTGCCTGGACACCGGCTGCGTGTTCGGCGGGAAGCTGACCGCGCTGCGCTACCCGGAGAAGGAACTGGTGGCGGTCCCGGCGGAACGGGAGTGGTACGCCCCGGCCCGCCCGCTGGTCCCGCCCGCCCCGGCCCGGCCGGACACCGTGCTGGATGTGGCGGACGTGACCGGTCGGCGGCACCTGACCCACGCGTACGGGTCGCTGACCGTGCCGGCCGAGAACGCCGCCGCCGCGCTGGAGGTGATGAGCCGGTACGCGCTGGACCCGGGCCGGCTGGTGTGGCTGCCGCCGACGATGGCGCCCTGCTCCACGTCGACCGTGGAGGGGTTCCTGGAGCATCCGGCGCAGGCGTTCGCCGACTACCGCGGGGCCGGCGTCGACCGGGTGGTGTGCGAGGAGAAGCACATGGGCTCGCGGGCCGTGGTGCTGGTGGAACGGGAGCCGGGCCGGTTCGGCGGTGGGGCCGTGCACACCCGTACCGGCCGGCCGTTCTTCGGGCCGCCGCTCGACGACGAACTGCTGGCCCGGGTGCGCGCGGCGGTCGACACCGCCGGTCTCTGGGCCGAACTGGACACCGACTGGCTGCTGCTCGACGCGGAGCTGCTGCCCTGGTCGGCGAAGGCGGGCGGCCTGATCCGCGAGCAGTACGCCGGGGTGGGCGCGGCCGGCCGGGCGGCGCTGCCGGCGGTGCTGGCCACGCTGGACGCCGCCGCCGGGCGCGGGCTGCCGGTGGACGGGTTGCGGGCCCGGATGGCCGAGCGGGCGGCCGAGGTGACCGCGTACTCGGCCGCGTACCGGGCGTACGTCGGGCCGACGGACGGGCTGCGCGGCGTGACGCTGGCCCCGTTCGCGGTGCTGGCCGGTGCCGGGGCGAGCTACGCCGACCGCGACCACGGCTGGCACCTGGCGCTGGCGGACCGGCTCCGCACGGCCGACCCGGAGTTCTTCACCCCGACCCGGCGGCTGGTGGTGGAGCTGTCCGACGAGGCGGCGGTGTCGGCCGCCACCGACTGGTGGCTGGCGCTGACCGCGGCCGGCGGCGAGGGCATGGTGGTCAAGCCGTACGCCGGCCTGGCCGCCCGGTCGCCGAAGGGCTCGCTGCTCCAGCCGGGGATCAAGTGCCGCGGTCGGGAGTACCTACGGATCATCTACGGTCCCGGGTACACCGAGCCGGCGCAGCTCGCCGCGTTGCGCCGCCGTTCGCTGGGCCGCAAGCGCGGGCTGGCGCTGCGGGAGCACGGCCTGGGCCTGGCCGCCCTGGACGCGTTGGCCGAGGACGCTCCGCTCTGGCGCCGCCACGAGCTGGTGTTCGCGATCCTGGCCTGTGAGTCGGAACCCGTCGACCCGCGCCTGTGA
- a CDS encoding LCP family protein, with translation MIEDELRAAFARHEALTPPTGPVRAAIDRAVAHRRRRRRRVRLAGTALAVAAVALVGFTVVTPRPPQSTRPAAPPSPAPTAALNVLLLGLDEADASRRADSILLVHVPADRSRLYLVSIPRDLLVPMPDGGTDKLSATFTQGAGSGDLAAGYRATRQAVTRLTGVPVDAGVVLTYRDARTLTDAVGGVPVCLPAAVRSVHTGRRFPVGCQRLDGAQAVDLLRQRYGLRDAVLDRERNALRYAAGLLHQVREQGITTDPVRLGRLIGQLGPALTTDTGDLSLPALLSLAGRASTTDPVALGLPVRYQEWTARGFAPDPTLVDGFRDALRGDRLAGWAAAHPAQVTSLR, from the coding sequence ATGATCGAGGACGAGCTGCGGGCCGCGTTCGCCCGGCACGAGGCGCTGACGCCGCCCACCGGCCCGGTCCGGGCCGCCATCGACCGGGCGGTGGCCCATCGGCGGCGGCGTCGCCGCCGGGTGCGCCTGGCCGGCACCGCGCTGGCGGTGGCCGCCGTGGCGCTCGTCGGCTTCACCGTGGTGACGCCCCGGCCGCCGCAGTCCACGCGCCCCGCCGCTCCGCCGTCGCCGGCCCCCACCGCCGCGCTGAACGTGCTGCTGCTCGGCCTGGACGAAGCGGACGCGAGCCGGCGGGCCGACTCGATCCTGCTGGTGCACGTGCCGGCCGACCGGAGCCGGCTCTACCTCGTGTCCATCCCGCGCGACCTGCTCGTGCCGATGCCCGACGGCGGGACGGACAAGCTCAGCGCGACGTTCACCCAAGGTGCCGGGTCGGGGGACCTGGCGGCCGGCTACCGGGCCACCCGCCAGGCGGTCACCCGGCTGACCGGGGTGCCGGTGGACGCCGGGGTGGTGCTCACCTACCGGGACGCCCGGACGCTGACCGACGCGGTCGGCGGCGTACCGGTCTGTCTGCCGGCGGCGGTGCGCTCGGTGCACACCGGCCGGCGCTTCCCGGTCGGCTGCCAGCGGCTCGACGGCGCGCAGGCGGTGGACCTGCTCCGACAGCGGTACGGCCTGCGCGACGCCGTGCTGGACCGGGAACGCAACGCGCTCCGGTACGCGGCCGGCCTGCTCCACCAGGTGCGCGAGCAGGGGATCACCACCGACCCGGTACGCCTCGGCCGGCTGATCGGCCAGCTCGGGCCGGCCCTGACCACCGACACCGGTGACCTGTCCCTGCCGGCGCTGCTCTCCCTGGCCGGCCGGGCGAGCACGACGGACCCGGTCGCGCTCGGCCTGCCGGTCCGCTACCAGGAGTGGACGGCGCGCGGGTTCGCACCGGACCCGACGCTGGTCGACGGCTTCCGGGACGCGTTGCGCGGCGACCGGCTGGCCGGCTGGGCCGCCGCCCACCCGGCGCAGGTCACCAGCCTGCGCTGA
- a CDS encoding phage holin family protein codes for MGFLIRLAITAVALWMATLIVPGVQVTGRNGGSTVFTLIVVALVFGVVNAVLKPLIKVFGCVFYLLTLGLFALVVNALLFLLTDWIAGVLRLPFHVDGFWAAFWGAIVVSVVSWVISVAVPDRLEGR; via the coding sequence GTGGGCTTCCTCATCCGACTGGCGATCACCGCGGTCGCGCTGTGGATGGCGACGCTGATCGTGCCCGGGGTGCAGGTGACCGGCCGCAACGGCGGCAGCACGGTGTTCACGCTGATCGTGGTGGCGCTCGTCTTCGGTGTGGTCAACGCGGTGCTCAAGCCGCTGATCAAGGTGTTCGGCTGTGTGTTCTACCTGCTCACGCTCGGCTTGTTCGCGCTCGTGGTGAACGCGCTGCTGTTCCTGCTGACCGACTGGATCGCCGGCGTGCTGCGCCTGCCGTTCCACGTCGACGGCTTCTGGGCCGCCTTCTGGGGGGCCATCGTGGTGTCGGTGGTGAGCTGGGTGATCAGTGTCGCCGTGCCGGACCGCCTGGAGGGGCGGTGA
- a CDS encoding ArsR/SmtB family transcription factor: MEYVGTALAEMTMPQISPLAGEPIERADAERLAGVLKALADPARLRLLSLIQSAPEGEACVCDLTAPLGLSQPTVSHHLRILTEAGLLEREKRGVWAYYRLVPTAIATIADLLTPPRKRATKKAR, translated from the coding sequence ATGGAATACGTGGGAACTGCGTTGGCTGAAATGACCATGCCTCAGATCTCGCCGCTTGCCGGCGAGCCGATCGAACGCGCCGACGCCGAGCGGCTGGCGGGGGTCCTCAAGGCCCTCGCCGACCCCGCCCGGCTGCGGCTGCTCAGCCTGATCCAGTCGGCTCCCGAGGGGGAGGCGTGCGTGTGTGACCTCACCGCGCCGCTCGGCCTCTCGCAGCCGACGGTCAGTCACCACCTGCGTATCCTCACCGAGGCCGGCTTGCTGGAGCGGGAGAAGCGTGGGGTCTGGGCGTACTACCGGCTGGTGCCGACCGCGATCGCGACGATCGCGGATCTGCTCACCCCGCCGCGGAAGCGGGCCACCAAGAAGGCTCGCTGA
- a CDS encoding SDR family NAD(P)-dependent oxidoreductase has translation MTDAAEPVRRRALVTGASLGIGEAFARRLAADGWDLVLVARDAARLDALAAELTGRHGGAAETVPADLSTDDGCAVVERRLTAGSPVDLLVNNAGISLHTPFVRSAVPDEARLVRLNVLAVLRLTHAALGPMIERGHGAVINVSSVAGFGVPMPGSTYSASKAWVTNFSESIGQSVAPLGVRVMALCPGYTRTGIHERTGIDMSRLPAWAWLRADQVVDEGLRDLRKGRLVSVPDWKYKLAVAGLRHAPKRLLRGFRRDTRGAVDRARG, from the coding sequence ATGACCGACGCCGCCGAACCCGTCCGCCGTCGCGCCCTGGTCACCGGCGCAAGCCTGGGGATCGGCGAGGCGTTCGCCCGCCGGCTCGCCGCCGACGGCTGGGACCTGGTGCTGGTGGCCCGGGACGCCGCCCGGCTCGACGCGCTGGCGGCCGAGCTGACCGGCCGGCACGGCGGCGCGGCGGAGACGGTCCCGGCCGATCTGTCCACCGACGACGGTTGCGCGGTGGTCGAGCGCCGGTTGACCGCCGGCTCGCCGGTGGACCTGCTGGTGAACAACGCCGGGATCAGTCTGCACACCCCGTTCGTCAGGTCGGCGGTCCCGGACGAGGCGCGGTTGGTCCGGCTCAACGTGCTGGCGGTGCTCCGACTCACCCACGCGGCACTGGGCCCGATGATCGAACGAGGTCATGGGGCAGTGATAAATGTCTCTTCGGTTGCGGGGTTCGGGGTGCCCATGCCGGGATCGACGTACTCCGCCAGCAAGGCGTGGGTGACGAATTTCAGTGAGTCGATCGGGCAGTCGGTGGCTCCGCTCGGCGTACGCGTGATGGCGCTCTGTCCCGGCTACACCCGTACCGGCATTCACGAGCGAACCGGCATCGACATGTCGCGCCTGCCCGCCTGGGCCTGGCTGCGGGCCGACCAGGTCGTCGACGAAGGGCTGCGTGACCTGCGCAAAGGCAGGTTGGTGAGCGTGCCGGACTGGAAGTACAAGCTGGCCGTGGCCGGGCTGCGGCACGCGCCGAAACGCCTGTTGCGCGGCTTCAGGCGGGACACCCGGGGAGCTGTCGACCGGGCTCGCGGGTGA